A region of the Litchfieldia alkalitelluris genome:
CATTATCCGTTTTCAATTGAAAAAGAGGTTATCCAAGCAATAAGAATGGGACAAGTAGAAGAGGTCACAGAATTAGTTTCGGTATTCTTACAGGAACTAACTGAAGATGGGGTTAATGAAGTAAATATTAAACACGGGGTAGTTCAACTCTATAGCAGTATCCAACATGAGATTTTACATTCTGGGATTCATCCGCATGACTTGTTTGAAGGAAAAAACATGATAGATGAGTTATCACAAATTAGAGATATAGAAAGAATCAAAAATTGGTTTACCGATGCAGTAATTTACCCATATATTGAAAAGCTAGAAGGCAGATTAAATATAGAGTTAAAGAGAATCATTGAAAAAGTCGTAGAAAATATACAGCAAAATTATATGGAAGATATATCATTAGAACAATGTGCTGATGAAGCTGGGACAAACCCTTATACACTTAGCAAGGCATTTAAACAAATTGTGGGTATTAACTTTATTGATTACTTAACAGAATTAAGAATTGATAAAGCAAAGGAACTACTATTACAAACAGATTTGAAAATAAATGATGTAGCTGAACAAGTTGGATACAGGCATAGTTATTTTAATCGAATCTTTAAAAAACAAATGGGTGTGCCACCTAGCCAATATCGCAAATTAAATCAAGGGAATATACAGGCATAAAAAAAGATGGGTACTTGCTACCCATCTTTTTTCTATTAAAAGGGAAGATCAATCAGATTTTTTAATTTATCCTTAAAAACAAAAATGTGCTATTGATGGAAAAATGTATAAGGTTTATGGTTTAGGAAGAATTATTACAAAATCATTTAATGGGAGTGAGTTTTATGAAATTTAAAAACTTTACGAAGGGAAAATGCCTTTATCAGAACAATTTATCATCAAAACAGGATGTTACTGACTGGAATCTCGAAGGTCAAGCTAAGATCAGTTTTCAAGAAAATCGACTGCATCTAGAAAATGAATTAGATCCAGATGAGCATGGTGATAATGCACATTGGGTCTTTTGGTGTCCGGTAGATTTTCCTGATAAAATTATTGTAGAATGGGATTTTTACCCCATTAGGGAACCTGGATTATGTATGATATTTTTTGCTGCGACTGGTCAAAATGGGAAAGATTTATTTGATTCTTCCTTAGCAACCCGTACTGGTAAGTATCCAGAATATCATTCAGGTGACATTAACGCTTTACATCTTTCTTATTTTAGACATAAGCATGCAGATGAAAGAGCTTTTCGCACATGTAATTTGAGAAAAAGCCATGGATTTCATTTAGTTGCTGCAGGTGCAGATCCGCTGCCCCCCGTCGAGGATGCAATATCTCCTTATCATTTAAAGTTAGTAAAATACAAAGGAGTAATTCAATTCTCCATTAACGAATTAACAGTATTAGAGTGGGAGGATGATGGAGAGCAATTTGGTTCCGTTTTATCTGGTGGCAAGATTGGTTTGCGACAAATGGCTCCAATGAAGGCTGCTTACAAGAACTTAATTGTCCATGAAGCACAACTAGATGATTAAAAGACGATTGTGTATTTTAAAGTGAAGTGGATCTCAAAGGTCAGATTATATTAACTTTTGGGATTCACTTCATGAAAGTTAAAAGAAGAAGTTCATTGTTTTTTAATAAAAAACTAAAGGCCTTATTTTGAATAATGAAATTGATATAAATTATCATTAAATTAAGTTCAATTGTTGCCGTGAGAAAACATCGTCAAATTTCTTCAATAAAAAAACGTTCGAATCCCGGCAAAATTATTAATGTATTTTTGAATTAATATGAAATGAAGGAGAGGCTAGGATAAACAATCTGGTATATACTTTATTACGTAAAATATAAATTTGACGTAATAAAGAAGGAGAAAAGAGATTCATGTAGAATATATACTACTAGAGGTGAAATTTATGGCTAGTGAATCACAACAACAACTATATAAAAAATTACAAATAATCGTTAAAGAATTACCTTGGTATGTTGAAGAATATATCGATCATAAACGCAGAAAACTTTCAACTGCTTCATTAGTAAATTACTGTCATGATTTTAAAATCTTTTTTAATTGGGTTATTTCTGAACAACTATATGATGGTTCAATCAAAGAAGTTCCATTAGAACTTTTAGAAACTTTAACTGTTCAGCAAGTCGAAGGATTTTTACAGGCTCTTAAATATGAGTTAAATAACAAGGAAATTACTGTAAACCGAAAATTATCCGCATTAAAATCCCTTTTTAATTACTTACAAAACATTGCTGAAACACGGGATTTAAAGCCCTACCTCCACCGTAATGTGATGGCTAAGATTGAATTCAACGAACTTAAAGATAGTATGGAAACGATCGCAAATAAGATGGAGGGTAAGATTTTACTTGGTGATGAATATGAAAAGTTTAGACGTTTTATTGCTTCGGACTATGGAGAATTCGTTAAAGAAAATAAGAAACTTTTAAACTTTTATAAGCTAAATTCAGAGCGTGATACTGCGATTGTGTCACTTATTCTTGGTTCTGGTTTACGTTTATCAGAGGTTGTAAATTTAGATTTAGATGATATCGATTTTAGTAAATTTTCTGCTCGTGTCATTCGAAAAGGAAACAAAGAACAATATGTTTTCTTTAGTAAAATTGCCATGGATGATCTTCAAGAGTATTTAAAAATTAGAGAGAATCGTTACCATGTAGAAAAAACAAATAAAGCCTTATTTGTAGCAGCCCCTATGGGACCTAAAGGAAAATCGCGTCGACTAACTGCTCGTTCAATTGAAAAAGTAATCGAAAAGTATGCTACAGCTTTTGGTAAGCCCTCCCTTTCTGTTCATAAATTAAGGCATTCATTTGCTACCAGATATCATGCTGAGATTAATGATGTTCCTAAATTACGAAGACAACTTGGTCACTCATCAATACAAACAACGATGATCTACACCCACATAAAAAATGATGATTTACGAAGTGCTGTTGATAAGATGGATATACCTAAAGAGTAATTTATCGTTTTTTCTTTTTAGAATCTGCAGCTGCAGGCTGATTTTTAAGGCTTGGTTGTAAAGATACAATGACTTGATAGTGGTTTTCATCAATTTCAACTACATTTTTCACCTTTCCTTTTCGACCTTTAATTTTTATATCTTCATTGGAAGAAGGAACTTGCTTTAGAAACTGAGTGAGCACAACCGTTTTATTTTCAATAAAATGAACTACTATCATCGTTGTCTCTCCTTTGTATTTCGTATTTAATCACTTCATTGTATGTATAGATTATTAAAGTCGATCCTATTTTAGACCCTATAATGCCTGGTTTTCATAGCAAAAAAAACGGTGTCCTGAATTAGACACCGTTTTTAGTCATTTACCCACCATTCCTGCTACTGGTGAGAGTTTAATGGTTTCATCTTTAATTTTTTTCTTCCTCTTACTCGTTAGAAATACTCCGAGGAAAACAAATATTCCCCCTAATACTTGAATGAATGAAATTGAATGACCTAAGATTAAGCTAATAATTGCTGTAAAAACTGTAATTAGGTTTAGATATACCCCAGCTTTACTTGCGTCAATATGACGAAGAGATACATTCCAACAGATAAAGGAAGCTACAGAAGGAAAAATCCCCATGTAAATGACACCAGTTATCGCCTGGTTACTCAAATTAAAATTGAAGTCGTTATTCGAGAAGACTATTACTGGAAGCATCATTATTAAAGCAAATAATGCCGATATGGATGTTGCAGTAATTGGTGGAATCGATTTCGTTTTCCTACCGATGACTGAATAAACCGTCCAAACCAATATTGCTACAAGCATAAGAAGATCACCTTGATTATATGAAGTGTCAAAAATCAGCTGCAGCTGCCCTTTAGTTAAAACTAAAAGAACACCAAATAAAGAAATGAGTAAACCAATAATATTTGAAACGGCCATTTTTTCTTTTAGAAACAGAACAGAAAAAACCACTAATACTGCTGGGTTTAAGGAATTGACTAGCGCTGCATTCAATGAATTTGTATATTGTAATGCTTCGTATAAAAGAAAATTATAACTTATGATTCCTAGTATTGCTAAAACCAATAAAGTTTTCCACTCTTTCCAAACACTTTTCCATTTTGGTCGTTCAATCCAATGAGCCATAGGGAAAAGTAAAAACGCAGCGATTAACCATCGTGAAAATGTCATTTGTAGCGGTGACATTTCATCAACTAAATATTCGCCGAAAACATAATTACCTGCCCAAAACAAGTTTGCGAATATAAGGAGTAATAACACCAGGTATTTGTTCATTAAACTTTTAAATTCCCTTCTTTCTCTATAATTATTGAGCTGTAAATATATTCTATCAATATACCAAACTGACAATTCACTTGCAATTATTTGTTAATTTTGTGACAGTTCATTTTTAAGCATGGCTAGTAATTGCAGATAGGAACATTTGTTTGTATAATTAAAAAAGAAAATAAACTAAGGAGTTGTATCCAAATGCCTAGAAAAAATGGAATAACTGATGAAATCATTATAAAAATGTATAAAAGCGGAATGCCATTTATGAAATGATACCAATTATCGGGCTTTCTGGTCGATCTATTCGTAGTATTGTACATAAGCATGATATTGAAATGAATAGAGCAAAATCATCAGGAAAACCACGAAAACATAAAGTGAATGAAGACTTCTTTAAAGTTTGGTCACATAAAATGGCCTGGGTTTTAGGAATGTTTATTACTGATGGTTGCGTAAGTAAACAATTAAATCGTATTTCATTTTCTCAGAAAGATGAAAGGATCTTACGTTTAATTGCTAATTATTTGGAAGCAGATTATATAATAGCACCTATATATTCATCTAGAACAACACCTACATTAATGATTAACTCTAAAATTATAAAAAATGATCTTAAAAAATTAGGTATATCAAATAATAAATCATTAACTGTACCGTTCCCTGATATTCCAGAAGAATTTCTCCCCTCTTTTATAAGGGGTGTTATTGATGGAGATGGTTGGGTTCAAAATAAAGGTTATGTAATGAACATCACTACAGGAAGTCTAGACTTTGCTAAAGGCCTTTTGTCAGTTTTTCAAACTTGGAAATTGAGATCAGAGATTACAACTGAAACAACACAAGCTAACCATCCAATTTACCGTGTTTGGGTTAAGGGAAAATCTGACCTTCCTCATCTAGCAAAACTTATTTACAATAATACATGCTTAAATCATCCTAACTCATACAAGAGAGAATTCATGATGAAACATATAACAGAAAATCAAGAATTAAAAGAGGTGTAACAATGTGGAAATTATTAAACGGTAGGTTGATTCAAACTACAGATATTTCAAGAATAAAATTTAGAACAAATATAAGCAAATCGATACTAGAAAAATTATATGAACTGGCAAATGAAAATGATACCTACCCTAATTACCTTATTGAAAGTGGATTAAAAAATGTTTTAACACAAGGAGTGATACACTATAACAAGAATTCTAGACCTAAAGACCGAGTACAATATAAAACTACTTATGATAAAGAACTTTTAGAAAGAGTTAAGTCTTTTGCTAAAGAACATCATTTATATATAAACGATGTCTTAGAGTATAGTACCAACTATATAAATTTAGAAGATATTAAAAATACTAGTTATAAACATCGGATAGAATAAGATGTTTATAATTAGTTATTAAAACGCCCCCACCATAAAATATATTATAAAACGTTAATAAAAATTTATCTCATTTACTAAGTATACTTCTCATTTTGAGACGGAATAAAAAAATAATAATAGAACTCTATGAAAAATCGATTAAAATTGATTTTTAATTCATTCACCTGTTTATTATTGACCTAATATTAGAATTCAGAACAATTCATTTTAATTTAACCAGATTTTGTGAAAATTTGGTCCAAGTCTCAACCTCTTGTCTTTTGTTTGTGACTCTCCTTGTTCCATCTATAATTCATCAAAGCACCAAGGAAAGCAAACCTCTCTCTGTGATTACCTAAAATTGACTGGAAGAACAAACTTCTTGGTCACGTAAATATGACAGTTTATGTAAATTTTAATCTTTTTTATAGAACCAAAGCACCTCTCCCCTCATATCGCTCTGCATTTTAGAATCTAAACATTACTCGCATAAGATCCTTATAATCAGCAAAGACCAAACCTCTATAAGATTTGGTCTTTGCTGATTAATATCGTACAACCTTCTATCGATAACAGAATCACACTTAACATCAAGATGGTCTTACCCTTTGCTAGTGTTGTTCAAGCTTATCACAATATACATGCAAAGCATCACGAAGGAACGCTGATAAACCTGGCTTATTTATAGTTATCAATATTTTTTGTAAAGCGTGGATCATTAACATATAAATCACCTAACCCCCGAAAAATCTCAGGTGTACATTCATAAAAGTTGTGTGTAATATGTTGACGCAATTCTCCGACAATATGCTGTACTTCTGCATCTTTTGGTCCTTTATTCATTACCTGAATTATCCTTTTATACAAGTCATCACTTTTTCTTTGGATCCTTTTCCAGTCATCCTTATTGTACGACGCTGTCTTTTTCATAGACTCCTTATACTCTTTTGTATTGCCGTACTTTTCTTTTACTTCTTGTTCGTATTTCTTCTGATGCTCTTCGATTTTTTTCATATCAAAAGGCTCAAACATATCTTTTTCCCCATGACTTCCCCTCCTTCAATTGATTGAATTGTTTGATCAATAGATTGAATAATTCGTTCGAGGCGATGTTTCTTGTCAATTAATACTTGTTTATGAGTATAAAGAGCGCTTTTCCGGTCAAAATTCGGATTATCAAGAATAGCTTTTATATCTTGCAAAGAAAAATTAAGCTCTTTGAA
Encoded here:
- a CDS encoding LAGLIDADG family homing endonuclease, with the protein product MIPIIGLSGRSIRSIVHKHDIEMNRAKSSGKPRKHKVNEDFFKVWSHKMAWVLGMFITDGCVSKQLNRISFSQKDERILRLIANYLEADYIIAPIYSSRTTPTLMINSKIIKNDLKKLGISNNKSLTVPFPDIPEEFLPSFIRGVIDGDGWVQNKGYVMNITTGSLDFAKGLLSVFQTWKLRSEITTETTQANHPIYRVWVKGKSDLPHLAKLIYNNTCLNHPNSYKREFMMKHITENQELKEV
- a CDS encoding DMT family transporter, with the translated sequence MNKYLVLLLLIFANLFWAGNYVFGEYLVDEMSPLQMTFSRWLIAAFLLFPMAHWIERPKWKSVWKEWKTLLVLAILGIISYNFLLYEALQYTNSLNAALVNSLNPAVLVVFSVLFLKEKMAVSNIIGLLISLFGVLLVLTKGQLQLIFDTSYNQGDLLMLVAILVWTVYSVIGRKTKSIPPITATSISALFALIMMLPVIVFSNNDFNFNLSNQAITGVIYMGIFPSVASFICWNVSLRHIDASKAGVYLNLITVFTAIISLILGHSISFIQVLGGIFVFLGVFLTSKRKKKIKDETIKLSPVAGMVGK
- a CDS encoding rRNA methyltransferase; this translates as MWKLLNGRLIQTTDISRIKFRTNISKSILEKLYELANENDTYPNYLIESGLKNVLTQGVIHYNKNSRPKDRVQYKTTYDKELLERVKSFAKEHHLYINDVLEYSTNYINLEDIKNTSYKHRIE
- the xerS gene encoding tyrosine recombinase XerS is translated as MASESQQQLYKKLQIIVKELPWYVEEYIDHKRRKLSTASLVNYCHDFKIFFNWVISEQLYDGSIKEVPLELLETLTVQQVEGFLQALKYELNNKEITVNRKLSALKSLFNYLQNIAETRDLKPYLHRNVMAKIEFNELKDSMETIANKMEGKILLGDEYEKFRRFIASDYGEFVKENKKLLNFYKLNSERDTAIVSLILGSGLRLSEVVNLDLDDIDFSKFSARVIRKGNKEQYVFFSKIAMDDLQEYLKIRENRYHVEKTNKALFVAAPMGPKGKSRRLTARSIEKVIEKYATAFGKPSLSVHKLRHSFATRYHAEINDVPKLRRQLGHSSIQTTMIYTHIKNDDLRSAVDKMDIPKE
- a CDS encoding DUF1961 family protein, yielding MKFKNFTKGKCLYQNNLSSKQDVTDWNLEGQAKISFQENRLHLENELDPDEHGDNAHWVFWCPVDFPDKIIVEWDFYPIREPGLCMIFFAATGQNGKDLFDSSLATRTGKYPEYHSGDINALHLSYFRHKHADERAFRTCNLRKSHGFHLVAAGADPLPPVEDAISPYHLKLVKYKGVIQFSINELTVLEWEDDGEQFGSVLSGGKIGLRQMAPMKAAYKNLIVHEAQLDD